In Capsicum annuum cultivar UCD-10X-F1 chromosome 7, UCD10Xv1.1, whole genome shotgun sequence, one genomic interval encodes:
- the LOC124885625 gene encoding nuclear cap-binding protein subunit 2-like translates to MVSLFKDLAKLSAYRDRRFPGTQEEFEDALLRSIAVYMGNMSFYTTKEQVYELFSRAGEIKKIVMGLDKNSKTPCGFCFVMYELNFLSVSNFFHFVLLTFNMIVSSPVMVHLLQVN, encoded by the exons ATGGTTTCTCTGTTCAAG GATTTAGCTAAGCTTTCTGCATATAGGGACAGAAGGTTTCCAGGAACGCAAGAAGAATTTGAAGATGCTTTGTTAAGGTCGATAGCTGTTTATATGGGGAACATGTCTTTCTACACAACAAAGGAGCAAGTATATGAGCTGTTCTCTCGTGCTGGAGAGATTAAAAAGATAGTGATGGGATTGGATAAGAATTCCAAAACTCCTTGTGGATTCTGCTTTGTAATGTATGAGCTGAACTTTCTTTCAGTCtccaatttcttccattttgtgtTGCTAACTTTCAATATGATAGTTTCTTCTCCAGTTATGGTACACCTGCTCCAGGTTAACTAG